In Melospiza georgiana isolate bMelGeo1 chromosome 8, bMelGeo1.pri, whole genome shotgun sequence, one genomic interval encodes:
- the VAX1 gene encoding ventral anterior homeobox 1 encodes MFGKQDKMDVRCSSETEANRVSKNGHKEGKESKGSEGNISTSFLKDQQGTFSASAATEGCNKSKSSSADPDYCRRILVRDAKGSIREIILPKGLDLDRPKRTRTSFTAEQLYRLEMEFQRCQYVVGRERTELARQLNLSETQVKVWFQNRRTKQKKDQGKDSELRSVVSETAATCSVLRLLEQGRLLSPPGLPGLLPPCATGALGSALRGPGLAAAGGGSAAAAPGGGGGSPHPPAASGAAGPPPPAALHGAAAAGHGLFGLPVPALLGSVAGRLSSAPLAVAGSLAGNLQELSARYLSSSAFEPYSRTNNKESAEKKALD; translated from the exons ATGTTTGGGAAACAAGACAAAATGGACGTTAGATGCAGTTCAGAGACTGAAGCTAACCGGGTCTCGAAGAACGGACATAAAGAGGGCAAGGAAAGCAAAGGGtctgaaggaaatatttctacTTCTTTTTTGAAGGATCAGCAAGGGActttttctgcctctgcagccACGGAAGGTTGTAATAAAAGTAAATCTAGTTCGGCTGATCCGGACTATTGCAGGAGGATCCTAGTTAGAG ATGCCAAAGGTTCAATCCGAGAGATTATTCTGCCTAAAGGGCTTGATCTGGACCGTCCCAAGCGGACCCGCACCTCCTTCACGGCCGAGCAGCTCTACCGCCTGGAGATGGAGTTTCAGCGCTGCCAGTACGTCGTGGGCCGGGAGCGCACGGAGCTCGCCCGCCAGCTCAATCTCTCCGAGACTCAG GTCAAGGTCTGGTTCCAGAACCGGCGCACCAAGCAGAAGAAGGACCAGGGCAAGGACTCCGAGCTGCGCTCGGTGGTGTCCGAGACCGCCGCCACCTGCAGCGTCCTGCGGTTGCTGGAGCAAGGCCGGCTGCTGTCTCCGCCGGGGCTGCCGGGCCTGCTGCCGCCCTGTGCCACGGGCGCGCTGGGCTCGGCGCTGCGCGGGCCCGGCCTGGCTgcggcgggcggcggcagcgcggcggcggctccgggcggcggcggcggctccccGCACCCTCCGGCCGCCAGCGGAGCCGccgggccgcccccgcccgcggcGCTGCAcggagcggcggccgcggggcacGGGCTGTTCGGGCTGCCGGTGCCCGCGCTGCTGGGCTCCGTGGCCGGCCGCCTCTCCTCCGCGCCCCTGGCCGTGGCCGGCTCGCTGGCGGGCAACTTGCAGGAACTGTCGGCCCGCTACCTGAGCTCGTCCGCCTTCGAGCCCTACTCCCGGACCAACAATAAAGAGAGCGCTGAGAAAAAAGCACTGGACTGA